In one Acidimicrobium ferrooxidans DSM 10331 genomic region, the following are encoded:
- a CDS encoding MBL fold metallo-hydrolase, which translates to MGVVVEADAHRDARDADVGPSRHGPVRIERILAPNPSPMTLEGTNTYILSTQTHAVVVDPGPMIDAHLGAIADAIDRAGARQRGVLTTHAHPDHAEAAEPLAALLGCDVHASGRGAEALLEAMDVVVVALPGHAADHVGFVTPDRQLLTGDHVLGRGTSAIIYPEGSLEAYFASLTVVASLEPRRLLPGHGPVVEGAHIGAVLTFLEEHRRTRIDQVREALGEGLDLGELVRTIYGDLGDPIVTEAAVRQTLATLVWLGDHEAPELAERARALVATEGPHHASLPSDEVW; encoded by the coding sequence GTGGGAGTCGTGGTCGAGGCCGATGCACACCGAGACGCCCGCGATGCTGACGTGGGGCCGTCGCGGCACGGACCGGTGCGCATCGAGCGGATCCTCGCGCCGAACCCTTCCCCGATGACCCTCGAGGGCACCAACACCTACATCCTCTCGACGCAGACCCACGCCGTGGTGGTCGATCCCGGCCCCATGATCGACGCGCATCTCGGGGCCATCGCCGATGCCATCGATCGTGCGGGCGCGAGGCAGCGGGGTGTGCTCACCACCCACGCCCACCCTGACCACGCCGAAGCAGCGGAGCCCTTGGCGGCGCTGCTCGGCTGCGATGTCCATGCATCCGGCCGCGGCGCCGAAGCGCTGCTCGAGGCGATGGACGTGGTCGTCGTCGCGCTTCCGGGTCACGCAGCCGACCACGTGGGGTTCGTCACGCCCGATCGACAGCTGCTGACCGGTGACCACGTACTGGGCCGGGGCACCTCGGCGATCATCTACCCGGAGGGCTCCCTCGAGGCATACTTCGCGTCGCTCACGGTCGTCGCCTCGCTCGAACCGCGCCGCCTGCTGCCCGGCCATGGGCCTGTGGTCGAAGGTGCGCACATCGGGGCGGTCCTGACGTTCCTGGAAGAGCATCGACGTACTCGCATCGATCAGGTGCGTGAGGCGCTCGGCGAAGGCCTCGACCTCGGCGAACTGGTGCGGACGATCTATGGCGACCTCGGTGATCCCATCGTCACCGAGGCGGCGGTGCGTCAGACGCTCGCGACGCTCGTGTGGCTGGGCGATCACGAGGCGCCGGAGCTCGCCGAGCGGGCGCGAGCGCTCGTCGCGACGGAGGGCCCTCACCACGCCTCCTTGCCGTCCGACGAGGTGTGGTAG
- a CDS encoding PhoH family protein, giving the protein MSAVSSGLTPPLAATRVDVDRPELLAIVFGAHDELLRVLEEAVGQARVVVRDGGVMISGADADLAARVLGELLALAARGDAVEAAVVHRVVEMLRHEQSPSAVSDLELLRTRDGRSLRPRTAGQRRYVEAIQRSTVTFGVGPAGTGKSYLAVAAATAALRAKRVQRIVLTRPAVEAGERLGFLPGDVAAKVDPYLRPLYDALYDLLEPEAVLRLLERGLIEVAPLAFMRGRTLNQSFIILDEAQNTTTGQMKMFLTRIGFGSTAVVTGDATQIDLDGGTSGLLDAIGRLANIPDVSIVRLDRRDIVRHPVVRAILEAYDDDPTAAGSRG; this is encoded by the coding sequence ATGAGCGCGGTCTCGTCAGGCCTGACCCCGCCGCTCGCGGCGACGCGGGTCGACGTTGATCGGCCTGAGCTGTTGGCGATCGTCTTCGGCGCCCACGACGAGCTGCTCCGGGTGCTCGAGGAGGCGGTCGGACAGGCGCGCGTCGTCGTGCGCGACGGCGGGGTGATGATCTCGGGCGCCGATGCGGACCTCGCGGCGCGCGTCCTTGGGGAGTTGCTCGCGCTTGCTGCCCGAGGCGACGCGGTCGAAGCTGCGGTCGTGCATCGGGTGGTCGAGATGTTGCGTCACGAGCAGAGCCCGTCGGCCGTGAGCGATCTCGAGCTGTTGCGTACCCGCGACGGTCGCAGCCTGCGGCCGCGAACGGCCGGCCAGCGTCGCTACGTCGAAGCCATCCAACGCTCGACCGTGACCTTCGGCGTCGGTCCGGCCGGCACGGGCAAGTCCTATCTCGCGGTGGCGGCGGCGACTGCAGCACTGCGTGCCAAGCGGGTGCAACGCATCGTGCTCACACGCCCGGCGGTCGAGGCGGGCGAACGGCTCGGATTCTTGCCTGGCGATGTGGCGGCCAAGGTCGACCCCTATCTCCGTCCGCTCTACGACGCGCTCTACGATCTCCTCGAGCCCGAAGCAGTGCTCCGACTGCTCGAGCGAGGGCTGATCGAGGTCGCTCCGCTCGCGTTCATGCGTGGCCGTACGCTGAACCAGAGCTTCATTATCCTCGACGAGGCTCAGAACACGACCACGGGTCAGATGAAGATGTTCCTCACGCGGATCGGCTTCGGATCCACCGCCGTCGTCACCGGTGACGCGACCCAGATCGATCTCGATGGAGGGACGTCCGGGCTCCTAGATGCCATCGGGCGTCTCGCCAACATCCCCGACGTGTCGATCGTGCGCCTCGACCGGCGCGATATCGTTCGCCACCCCGTGGTGCGCGCGATCCTCGAGGCCTACGACGACGACCCCACCGCGGCAGGGTCCCGTGGCTGA
- the recO gene encoding DNA repair protein RecO, with amino-acid sequence MSGRYRDLAVVLRTWPLGERDRLALLLTREHGKVRATVRGARAARSRLRGIVQPSAVLDVECWRGRELDGVAQAQLVAANLAGRGDLDPDTVGWCYELLDLADGLSEDGHGDDALFALLARGLGLLVEAPSRELFAALTLRAVQLAGFGPSLDRCGSCGAEGELTRIDPASQQARCDACGGVAIGVPAMRAARLVLEGRTRDGLRAVDAVAARRFEELATRIAEAVLGRRLRGLAHVAPEPRPSRPVAP; translated from the coding sequence GTGAGCGGAAGGTACCGCGACCTTGCGGTCGTGCTGCGGACCTGGCCGCTCGGGGAGCGAGATCGCCTGGCGTTGCTGCTCACCCGGGAGCACGGCAAGGTCCGTGCCACCGTTCGGGGGGCGCGGGCCGCGAGGAGCCGCCTCAGAGGGATCGTGCAGCCGTCCGCGGTGCTCGACGTGGAGTGCTGGCGGGGGCGCGAGCTCGACGGCGTGGCCCAAGCCCAGCTCGTCGCGGCGAACCTCGCCGGACGTGGGGACCTCGATCCGGACACCGTCGGTTGGTGTTACGAGCTGCTCGATCTCGCCGATGGTCTGAGCGAGGACGGGCACGGCGACGACGCGCTGTTCGCGCTCCTCGCGCGCGGACTCGGGCTACTCGTGGAGGCCCCTTCTCGAGAGCTCTTCGCCGCGTTGACGCTGCGGGCGGTCCAGCTCGCAGGTTTTGGTCCGAGCCTCGATCGGTGTGGTTCGTGCGGCGCTGAGGGGGAGCTGACTCGGATCGACCCCGCCTCCCAGCAGGCGCGCTGTGACGCCTGCGGCGGGGTCGCGATCGGGGTTCCGGCGATGCGGGCCGCTCGGCTGGTGCTCGAGGGGCGTACGCGCGACGGACTGCGCGCCGTGGATGCCGTGGCTGCGCGGCGCTTCGAGGAGCTCGCGACCCGGATCGCCGAGGCGGTCCTCGGTCGTCGCTTGCGCGGTCTCGCCCACGTCGCGCCCGAGCCTCGCCCAAGCCGGCCCGTCGCGCCATGA
- a CDS encoding RcpC/CpaB family pilus assembly protein yields MRSTTLLRGARRTWDRPAVRWPSLGSSALRIVGSIVLAGVSLALLVASWLGGVRNAGAAVGVVVTRPIPAGATIERADLGLASITVPQAVRATLLAVDDAVGRTAAVTIAPGTLLERSMVLGPRPRTPVRSITIAVPSTSVASGVIEPGDRVDVLATTQSASSPATLTIATQLLVLDVQASSGDELVTVATDSLDQALAIAQALATAKVDLVNATGVPGDTVLSVYPPSIAGLATHG; encoded by the coding sequence ATGCGCAGCACGACGCTGCTGCGTGGCGCGCGCCGGACCTGGGATCGGCCAGCCGTCCGGTGGCCCTCGTTGGGTTCCTCGGCGCTACGCATCGTCGGATCCATCGTCCTCGCGGGCGTGTCGCTGGCCCTGCTAGTGGCATCATGGCTGGGTGGCGTTCGCAACGCCGGAGCAGCGGTTGGCGTGGTCGTCACGCGCCCGATACCTGCTGGCGCGACCATCGAACGCGCCGACCTCGGCCTCGCCTCGATCACCGTTCCCCAGGCGGTACGCGCCACGCTCCTTGCGGTCGACGACGCGGTGGGCCGCACCGCAGCCGTGACCATCGCACCCGGTACCCTCTTGGAGCGCTCGATGGTGCTCGGGCCACGACCACGGACGCCAGTGCGCTCGATCACCATTGCCGTCCCGTCGACCTCGGTCGCCTCAGGCGTCATCGAACCTGGTGATCGCGTCGACGTGCTCGCAACCACCCAGAGCGCATCGAGCCCCGCAACCCTCACGATCGCGACGCAGCTCCTCGTCCTCGACGTCCAGGCTTCCTCGGGCGACGAACTCGTGACCGTCGCGACCGACAGCCTCGACCAAGCTCTCGCCATCGCCCAAGCCCTCGCTACCGCCAAGGTCGATCTCGTGAACGCCACGGGCGTACCCGGAGACACGGTGCTATCGGTGTACCCACCCTCGATCGCAGGGCTCGCGACCCATGGATGA
- a CDS encoding tyrosine-protein phosphatase: MHALAVDATFVRAASVLVVARDRVPGAFASAFRPWGDGSLLAIAYQGDEPAPLVRLVEDGTTLEIATRRVRLDGATNFRDAGGLQTPRGPLPWRRRFRSENLARLSTRDWDVLEALGIRLVIDLRAPSEAAMAPTRAPSFVELRPMPLAAPLAGAEDATEAILTGRLQRVTPDDLIVHYERLVKHHASVLHAAADVLDTAPDPLVVHCTAGKDRTGLVVALWQLGAGADLTSVIEDFALSNLLRTVPRFVELRDRIAATGTDPRAVQPYLSAVVPALLHALSLLGVVTA; this comes from the coding sequence GTGCACGCCCTTGCCGTCGACGCGACCTTCGTGCGAGCCGCATCGGTCCTCGTCGTCGCACGCGATCGCGTCCCCGGTGCCTTCGCGAGCGCCTTTCGCCCCTGGGGCGACGGCTCGCTCCTCGCCATCGCGTACCAAGGAGACGAGCCCGCCCCGCTCGTGCGCCTCGTCGAGGACGGGACCACCCTCGAGATCGCGACACGCCGTGTTCGCCTCGATGGCGCCACCAACTTCCGCGATGCTGGGGGACTCCAGACGCCTCGAGGACCGCTGCCTTGGCGCCGTCGCTTCCGCTCCGAGAATCTCGCACGCCTGAGCACACGCGACTGGGACGTCCTCGAAGCGCTCGGGATCCGCCTCGTCATCGACCTGCGCGCACCCTCGGAAGCCGCCATGGCCCCGACGCGAGCACCGTCGTTCGTCGAGCTTCGACCGATGCCGCTCGCAGCGCCACTCGCGGGCGCCGAGGACGCCACCGAGGCCATCCTCACGGGCAGGCTCCAGAGAGTGACCCCCGATGACCTCATCGTCCACTACGAGCGACTCGTCAAGCACCACGCGTCGGTCCTCCACGCAGCCGCCGACGTCCTCGACACCGCACCCGACCCGCTGGTCGTGCACTGCACCGCCGGCAAGGACCGCACCGGACTCGTGGTGGCGCTCTGGCAGCTCGGCGCGGGTGCCGACCTCACCAGCGTGATCGAGGATTTCGCACTCTCGAACCTCCTCCGAACCGTGCCACGCTTCGTCGAACTCCGAGATCGCATCGCCGCAACCGGCACAGATCCACGGGCCGTCCAGCCCTACCTGAGTGCCGTCGTCCCCGCACTGCTGCACGCGCTGTCACTGCTCGGCGTGGTCACCGCCTGA
- a CDS encoding pilus assembly protein TadG-related protein: protein MVGRERAEAGSALVLIPILALATSIMLLVIGAIGALGVRHAQLRNLAASCALYASRAVSTTAWEATGQLAIDPTTARLDAASCLGASGVALSGWSLTVTPPMTVTVALEERLAIPVVSWLTGSPALVQATASATQSSSGPG, encoded by the coding sequence GTGGTGGGACGTGAGCGAGCCGAGGCGGGCTCGGCGCTCGTGCTCATCCCGATCCTCGCACTCGCGACCTCGATCATGCTCCTCGTCATCGGTGCGATCGGTGCGCTCGGTGTCCGCCACGCCCAACTGCGCAACCTGGCCGCGAGCTGCGCGTTGTACGCATCGCGTGCCGTGTCGACGACGGCCTGGGAAGCGACTGGCCAGCTCGCCATCGACCCGACGACGGCACGCCTGGACGCGGCGAGTTGCCTTGGCGCAAGCGGTGTCGCCCTGTCGGGTTGGTCGTTGACCGTCACGCCCCCGATGACCGTCACCGTGGCGCTCGAGGAACGCCTCGCGATCCCAGTCGTGAGCTGGCTCACCGGCTCGCCCGCACTGGTGCAGGCAACCGCAAGCGCCACCCAGTCGTCCTCCGGCCCCGGATAG
- the uppS gene encoding polyprenyl diphosphate synthase — translation MARPSEVPSALERIDTTRVPLHVAFVMDGNGRWAQRYGLPRTQGHAAGETALFDVVEGALEVGVRWLTVYAFSTENWRRPPDEVRFLMNFNRSLLRRRRDELNDRGVRIRFLGRRSRRVPPSVTREMDLAAELTAHNDRLTLTMAFNYGGRAEIVDALRRIVAEGVPARAIDESTVASHLYFPDMPDPDLVVRTSGEYRISNFLLWQLAYAELVFLDTLWPDVRREHLFEAIAEYQGRDRRFGGVGR, via the coding sequence GTGGCTAGGCCCAGCGAGGTGCCATCGGCGCTCGAGCGCATCGATACGACGCGCGTGCCGCTGCACGTGGCGTTCGTGATGGACGGCAATGGACGTTGGGCTCAGCGCTATGGACTGCCGCGCACCCAGGGGCACGCCGCTGGCGAGACGGCGCTGTTCGACGTGGTCGAGGGGGCGCTCGAGGTCGGGGTTCGGTGGCTGACCGTCTATGCCTTCTCCACCGAGAACTGGCGACGCCCGCCCGACGAGGTGCGCTTCCTCATGAACTTCAATCGGAGCCTGCTCCGCCGCCGGCGCGATGAGCTCAACGATCGTGGCGTGCGGATTCGGTTCCTGGGGCGACGCAGTCGGCGCGTGCCGCCGTCGGTGACGCGCGAGATGGATCTCGCGGCTGAGCTGACCGCGCACAACGATCGCCTGACGCTCACGATGGCCTTCAATTACGGTGGCAGAGCCGAGATCGTCGATGCCCTTCGACGGATCGTTGCCGAAGGCGTGCCGGCTCGAGCGATCGACGAGTCGACGGTGGCCTCCCACTTGTACTTTCCGGATATGCCCGACCCTGACCTCGTGGTGCGCACGTCGGGCGAGTATCGGATCTCCAATTTCCTGCTCTGGCAGCTCGCCTATGCCGAGCTGGTGTTTCTGGACACCCTCTGGCCGGACGTACGGCGCGAGCATCTCTTCGAGGCCATCGCCGAGTACCAGGGGCGCGATCGGCGCTTTGGCGGGGTGGGCCGATGA
- the ybeY gene encoding rRNA maturation RNase YbeY — MADPAPPAATVVVANEQSAVEIHEAMVARLATEVLTALGVHGVSELSVVFVDAETIASLNARYRGRVGPTDVLSFAIDDVGDDASEHRPSTASGLPTLLGDVVICPEVARTNAPEHRGDRGHDGSVGDEVALLLIHGILHIRGWDHEADEDAERMEAEEAALLERYRALRGEVGAEVASER, encoded by the coding sequence GTGGCTGATCCTGCGCCTCCCGCGGCCACGGTGGTCGTCGCGAACGAGCAGTCCGCCGTCGAGATCCACGAAGCGATGGTGGCGCGCCTCGCGACCGAGGTGCTCACCGCCCTCGGCGTGCACGGGGTCAGCGAGCTGTCGGTGGTCTTCGTCGATGCGGAGACCATCGCGAGCCTGAACGCTCGCTATCGAGGCCGCGTCGGGCCGACGGACGTCCTCTCCTTCGCGATCGACGACGTCGGCGACGACGCCAGCGAGCACCGTCCCTCGACCGCATCGGGATTGCCGACCCTCCTCGGCGACGTCGTGATCTGTCCTGAGGTTGCCCGTACGAACGCGCCTGAGCACCGCGGCGATCGTGGCCACGACGGGAGCGTGGGTGACGAGGTGGCCTTGCTGCTCATCCACGGGATCTTGCACATCCGAGGTTGGGACCACGAGGCCGACGAGGACGCCGAGCGCATGGAGGCGGAGGAGGCGGCGCTGCTGGAGCGCTACCGCGCGCTTCGTGGCGAGGTTGGTGCTGAGGTGGCGAGCGAGCGGTGA
- a CDS encoding hemolysin family protein yields the protein MSTADWWSLVAVVLLVGVSAILSAAETGLTRTSRVKAQALVDQRRRGARALASLVEAPSTYLSTVLLLTLVSQLIAATLVGVVADHVFGTLGVVVATAVEILVIFVVGEAIPKNVAAVHPEGVALRLAPIVAVLVRFWPIRVLAGGVASLSALLTPWRAPGATVSEAELLAMADAAEQGDVIETDERELIHSVISFGDTIAREVMVPRPDVVAVPAETTVAGAIEVVIEVGRSRLPVYESSLDNVLGIVLAKDLLALEHTGLRDVPVGQHMRPIHFVPETKPVADLLKEMRDGKFHLAVVVDEYGSTAGIVTLEDLIEELVGEIHDEFDAGGEGVVELGEGRWEVRGSVSIDDLSERIGEELPEGEWDSVGGLIMGLLGHLPRVGEEVDVDGVRLQVRQVARHRVASVLVERHPGGLDGS from the coding sequence GTGAGCACCGCTGATTGGTGGTCCCTCGTCGCGGTCGTGCTGCTCGTCGGGGTATCGGCGATCCTGTCTGCGGCCGAGACTGGCCTGACACGCACGAGCCGAGTCAAGGCCCAAGCGCTCGTCGATCAGCGACGGCGGGGCGCTCGCGCCTTGGCCTCGCTCGTCGAAGCTCCCTCGACGTACCTGTCGACGGTGTTGCTCCTAACGCTCGTCAGTCAGCTCATCGCGGCCACGCTGGTCGGGGTCGTCGCCGACCATGTCTTCGGCACGCTCGGGGTCGTCGTCGCAACGGCGGTCGAGATCCTCGTGATCTTCGTGGTGGGCGAGGCGATCCCCAAGAACGTCGCGGCGGTGCACCCCGAAGGGGTTGCGCTGCGTCTCGCTCCGATCGTCGCCGTCTTGGTGCGCTTCTGGCCGATTCGCGTGTTGGCCGGTGGCGTCGCCTCGTTGTCGGCACTGCTCACGCCGTGGCGCGCGCCCGGCGCCACCGTGAGTGAGGCCGAGTTGCTCGCCATGGCGGACGCGGCCGAGCAGGGTGACGTGATCGAGACCGACGAGCGTGAACTCATCCACTCGGTGATCTCCTTCGGCGACACGATCGCGCGGGAGGTCATGGTTCCGCGCCCGGACGTCGTCGCCGTCCCAGCGGAGACGACGGTCGCGGGCGCGATCGAGGTCGTCATCGAGGTTGGTCGCTCTCGATTGCCGGTCTATGAGAGCTCGCTCGACAACGTCCTTGGCATCGTCCTTGCGAAGGATCTGCTCGCACTCGAGCACACTGGCCTTCGAGACGTGCCGGTCGGCCAGCACATGCGACCGATCCACTTCGTACCGGAGACCAAGCCGGTGGCGGACCTGCTCAAGGAGATGCGCGACGGGAAGTTCCACCTCGCCGTGGTCGTCGACGAGTACGGCTCGACCGCGGGCATCGTGACCCTCGAGGACCTCATCGAGGAGCTCGTGGGCGAGATCCACGACGAGTTCGACGCCGGTGGTGAGGGTGTGGTGGAGCTGGGGGAGGGTCGCTGGGAGGTGCGGGGCTCGGTGAGCATCGACGACCTCTCGGAGCGTATCGGCGAGGAGCTGCCCGAGGGCGAGTGGGACTCGGTTGGGGGGCTGATCATGGGGCTGCTCGGTCATCTGCCGCGCGTCGGTGAGGAAGTCGACGTTGATGGGGTGCGACTCCAGGTACGCCAAGTGGCGCGTCACCGGGTCGCGTCCGTGCTCGTCGAGCGCCACCCGGGAGGTCTCGATGGATCCTGA
- a CDS encoding FABP family protein, translating to MTIREMLEGTWTGSGIGSYPEVAEFSYQERLRFESNGRPFLRMEQHTTGPDGSPLHTEVGYLRFVANGRLELVVAQPTGIVEVLEGGAEEAEGGVVISLTSLVVATTPSAKRVDAVQRRFTLRGDELMTELWMDAMERGMHQHLESRLRRG from the coding sequence ATGACGATTCGAGAGATGCTCGAGGGAACCTGGACCGGGAGCGGGATCGGCAGCTATCCCGAGGTTGCCGAGTTCAGCTACCAAGAGCGCCTGCGCTTCGAGAGCAATGGTCGGCCGTTCCTCCGCATGGAACAGCACACGACGGGTCCGGACGGATCGCCGCTCCACACCGAGGTGGGGTATCTGCGCTTCGTCGCGAACGGTCGGCTCGAGCTCGTCGTGGCGCAGCCAACGGGCATCGTCGAGGTCCTCGAGGGCGGTGCCGAGGAAGCCGAGGGTGGTGTCGTCATCTCCTTGACCTCACTCGTCGTCGCGACGACGCCGAGCGCCAAGCGAGTGGATGCGGTGCAGCGTCGCTTCACGTTGCGCGGGGATGAGCTCATGACGGAGCTCTGGATGGACGCCATGGAGCGGGGCATGCACCAGCACTTGGAGTCACGCCTGCGCCGTGGCTAG
- a CDS encoding helix-turn-helix domain-containing protein — MDGTVVVVLECQLVPFVPIHRAVCLPWALTTEVSMENGWLGTREAAEELGISLRTLYRLIDDGAIVAYQIGRNLRIRRSDLDAFLESARVRPGALGSRRVHGASSMTSQSLLS; from the coding sequence ATGGATGGAACCGTCGTGGTCGTGCTGGAATGTCAGCTAGTGCCGTTCGTGCCGATTCATCGCGCTGTGTGTCTACCATGGGCGTTGACGACGGAGGTGTCCATGGAGAACGGGTGGCTCGGTACTCGGGAGGCCGCCGAAGAGCTCGGCATCTCCCTGCGAACGCTGTATCGGTTGATCGACGATGGGGCCATCGTGGCGTACCAGATCGGCCGGAACTTGCGGATCCGACGCTCGGACCTCGATGCGTTCCTCGAGTCGGCCCGGGTTCGGCCAGGGGCGCTCGGCAGTCGACGCGTGCACGGAGCTTCCTCGATGACGAGTCAGAGCCTGCTAAGCTAG
- the era gene encoding GTPase Era: protein MDPDDAPPIRRSGFVAVIGRTNVGKSSLVNALAGERATIVSRHPNTTRRSVRVISRVGDAELVLVDTPGIAAAHDELSARLRRWVDDEWDGADRALLVVDAERGVGARERELASRLKPSDVAVVARIDRVRRARTLAVLAELAQVPLAEYFVASVRTGEGIEELRSYLASSLPEGPALYEAGVALDLPRATYVAEVVREEFLHHLRDELPQALACQVESWSDDGVEVVVYVERPSQRAIVLGHEGRVLAAVRRQAQRRLRAYPPLTLRVKVQRDWRRSARMLDELGL from the coding sequence ATGGATCCTGACGACGCGCCTCCCATTCGCCGATCAGGGTTCGTTGCGGTGATCGGCCGCACGAACGTGGGCAAGTCGTCGCTGGTCAATGCGCTCGCAGGCGAGCGCGCGACCATCGTGTCTCGACATCCGAACACGACCCGGCGCTCCGTGCGGGTCATCAGTCGCGTGGGCGATGCGGAGCTCGTCCTCGTCGACACCCCCGGCATCGCAGCGGCGCACGACGAACTCTCGGCGCGCCTGCGACGCTGGGTCGATGACGAGTGGGACGGCGCGGACCGGGCGCTGCTGGTCGTGGATGCCGAGCGTGGTGTGGGTGCTCGTGAGCGAGAACTCGCGAGCCGTCTGAAGCCGAGCGACGTCGCCGTCGTCGCACGCATCGATCGCGTCCGTCGTGCTCGCACGCTCGCGGTCCTTGCCGAGCTCGCTCAGGTGCCGCTCGCGGAGTACTTCGTGGCTTCGGTGCGAACCGGGGAAGGGATCGAAGAGCTGCGCTCCTACCTGGCCTCTTCGTTGCCGGAGGGTCCTGCCCTCTACGAGGCAGGGGTCGCGCTCGATCTCCCACGCGCGACCTACGTGGCCGAGGTGGTGCGCGAGGAGTTCCTCCACCATCTGCGCGACGAGCTCCCACAGGCGCTCGCGTGCCAGGTGGAGTCGTGGAGCGACGACGGTGTGGAGGTCGTCGTCTACGTCGAACGGCCGAGCCAGCGTGCGATCGTGCTCGGCCACGAGGGACGGGTGCTGGCCGCCGTGCGACGTCAGGCCCAGCGCCGGCTGCGCGCGTACCCGCCGCTCACGCTCCGGGTCAAGGTGCAGCGCGACTGGCGCCGATCCGCACGGATGCTCGACGAGCTGGGGCTGTGA
- a CDS encoding CpaF family protein: MAEYPWLDRYLSLCARLEHAVRAELDPAALPTDAAALDQLARRHALDIDDLAASEQLLGAVVRYVIFSMRALGPLEPLLADPDVEEISINAPREVWVRRRGRFARAPLGFYDHEHVRRALERLTTTARGAQRQLDPGQGIQDFTLADGSRVHVVHPELTPHGTWLVNIRRPLATIGHAMAEVPPLLASAVRVGATILIAGLPGVGKTTLARALLDGLDDAVRVVVAEEVGETRLARGNVAHLQTRRQRPGVEAISLRALVAASLRMTPERLVIGEVRDEEALPFVVAVASGIPGLSTIHAREPRAALERLATLAAIAPEAPGTATLRHLVADAIDLVVQLAWHDGPRVTGLVAVEGLSTPDGMGPFVVTNLLAPAATRTSRLFSRFPQLLEARTELVG, translated from the coding sequence GTGGCTGAGTACCCCTGGCTCGACCGCTACCTGTCGCTGTGCGCTCGCCTCGAGCACGCGGTGCGCGCCGAGCTCGATCCCGCCGCCCTGCCCACCGACGCAGCAGCGCTCGACCAGCTCGCTCGCCGCCACGCCCTCGACATCGACGACCTTGCGGCCTCGGAACAACTCCTCGGCGCCGTCGTACGCTACGTCATCTTCTCGATGCGCGCGCTCGGTCCCCTGGAGCCGTTGCTCGCGGACCCCGACGTCGAGGAGATCTCGATCAATGCCCCGAGGGAGGTGTGGGTACGGCGCCGGGGGCGCTTCGCGCGCGCACCGCTCGGTTTCTACGACCACGAGCACGTGCGACGAGCGCTCGAACGCCTCACCACGACCGCTCGCGGCGCCCAACGCCAGCTCGATCCAGGCCAGGGCATCCAAGACTTCACGCTCGCCGATGGCTCTCGCGTCCACGTCGTCCATCCCGAACTCACCCCGCACGGCACCTGGCTCGTGAACATCCGGCGCCCGCTGGCGACCATCGGGCACGCCATGGCCGAGGTACCGCCCCTCCTGGCGAGCGCCGTGCGCGTCGGCGCCACGATCCTGATCGCGGGCCTACCTGGCGTCGGCAAGACCACACTGGCACGAGCGCTGCTCGATGGCCTCGACGACGCCGTGCGAGTCGTCGTCGCCGAGGAGGTCGGAGAGACTCGGCTCGCGCGTGGGAACGTTGCGCACCTGCAAACCCGCCGCCAACGGCCGGGGGTCGAGGCGATCTCGCTCCGTGCGCTCGTTGCGGCGTCGCTTCGCATGACGCCCGAGCGACTGGTCATCGGCGAGGTCCGAGACGAGGAGGCCCTGCCCTTCGTCGTGGCGGTCGCGAGCGGCATCCCAGGACTCTCGACGATCCATGCCCGCGAGCCCCGCGCGGCGCTCGAGCGACTCGCGACGCTCGCCGCCATCGCACCAGAGGCGCCAGGCACCGCGACGCTCCGCCATCTCGTGGCCGACGCGATCGACCTCGTCGTGCAGCTCGCCTGGCACGACGGACCACGAGTGACCGGACTCGTCGCCGTCGAGGGACTCAGCACCCCCGATGGCATGGGCCCCTTCGTCGTCACCAACCTGCTCGCTCCGGCCGCTACGCGGACCTCACGCCTCTTCAGCAGATTCCCACAGCTCCTCGAGGCACGCACGGAGCTCGTCGGATGA